The Bernardetia sp. ABR2-2B DNA window CTAAACGCTATTTTGATATGATTTTACTTGATTCTCAATCCGAAATTATAGCAACAAATAAAATTAGTTATGGAGATTCTTCTTATCGCACTAAGACTATAATTTTTGAATGTCAAAATACAGGAAGATATAATTTGAAACTAGAAGGCAAACGTTTTCCTAATTCTTCTCTGTTTGTGGTGGCTTTGCAAGATTTGAAAAATGAAATAAATGAGAAAGAGGAATATGTTTTTATTAGAAATTATAAGTCTCCACATGAGAGAAATACACGTTTATTTAAGAATGGAATACTCAGACATACTTGTGTATTTAGTAAAGGAACAACATATAAATTTAAACTTGAAAAAGGAGCAGCAACACTAAAGTTGTACAAAGCTAGAAACGAAGAAAAAATTATAGAGTTTTATCCAAAGATAAATGATAAAGAATTTATTTTTGAATGTGAAGATACAGGAATCTACTACTTAGAAGCTACAAGTTATGTAGAAGACGAAATTGCTGTATTTGGTTTGTATTTTAAACTTTCAGAAAGCAGAAAGGCAAAGCTCAAAATAATATCCTTGCACCAAATTAGTAAAGAAGGAAATAAAATCACAAAAGTATTTATTGAAGATACAACCTACTTTCTCAGAACAAAAGGGTGTGGCGAATCAATAAAAGTAGAAATTACAGAAGATGGAACACCATATAATCTCCAAGAATTTGAGTTTAAAAATGGAGAGGAAAGGTTTATTTTTAGAAGTCGGAAAACAGGAGTTTATCACATAAAAGTAACAAAAATAAATCCTGAAGACAATCATGAAACGACATTGATTATTGAGCAATAATTCGAACAAAAAAACTCAAACATTTCTGCTTGAGTTTTTCGTAATTTTTAATCCGTAATCCGTAATCCGTAATCCGTAATTGATTTTTATTTCCTCACAGCACCAATCGGCATATTTGGGTCAAAAAGTCCGTATAACTCTGGATTCTGACGGTAGTTTGTATATTGACGAGTTTGTGTTTGGACATAATCAAAAAGTTCTCTTACCGAAACAATTTTATCAGCATTAAAATCTGCTTCTCCCTTCAAACCACGAATCAAATAATAACTAAATACTCCTTGGCGAATGGTCTTGTTTTCAAGTGAAGTTTCTTCTGCTTTCGATGACATCATAAGTGCTGTTCCTCCCGAAGTTTTGGCAAGTGCTTGATAATATTTGTCCATTGTAGCTTTTACATTTCCACGCAAATTTTCGCTACTGCTTCCCGAATGACACGCATCTGCAATAAAGAGTTTATTCTTTGCTTTGCAGCTTGTAAAAATATCTTGCACGTCTTTGTGTAAAAGTTTTGTGCTTTCTGTTCCGTTGTAATCGTAGGGAATAAACGAACCTTCCAAACCGTGTCCAGCATAATAAAAAATCACTAAATCATTTTCAGATGCAGCTTGAAATTTTTGATTTAGAGAATTAATAATTTGTGATTTTGTTGCATTTTCATCCACTAAAAGTGTGATTTGATTGTCAGAAAGTGCGCCACCCTCTGGGCTTTTCAAAAAGGCATACATTTGATACGCATCATCATCCGAATAACGCAGCGTTGGCATAGCCGTATAACTCGCCACACCTACCACAACAGCCCAAACTCTTGGCATAGAAGCTAGTACGTTTTCTGTGCGGTTAGGCGTAGAAAAAGTAACAGTTGCTTTATTTGAGAAAAAAGTTCCTTGTGCTGTTGTTGCTTCCAAACGAATCTCATTTGTTCCGTTTTGTAATGGAATTTTTCTTTTTACTGTGATTGCACACGTTGTACTTGGCGTTACAGTTAGTCCTCTAATTGGGTCTTGTTCTTTATTATTTACAAAAACTTTTACTTCATTTACCATTAGCTCAGATTCTAAACAAACCTCCAAATCAAAAAATGATTGTGAAACTGTGGCAGTAAGTGAATTTGCAGAACTTGGATTTTGAAAATGAAATTTTACTTCTTTTTGTTCATTTGCCTTTTTTTCTTCTGCAATAAGTTGGTCAAGTTTTACAATTTTCTTTGCAATTTCTGCACGGTTTGGGTGTCCTTGTTGTCTTGCTTTTTGAAGGTTTTTTAGGCTTGCTTCATACTTTTTATTTAAAAAATTGATGGTTGCTAGTTTGTAGTTTATTTCTGCTGAATTGCTACTTCCTTCTCCCAAAGCTAATCTAAAATTCTTTTCTGTTTTATCTGAATTATTCAATTTCTGATAAGCAAAACCTTTATATTCATAAATTTCTGCATTGAGTTGAGAATCTTTTTCTTTATTGAGTTTTAATGCTTTATCAAAATAAGTAATAGCTTCTTTATACGAATCCATTGAATAATAACTCTTTCCTTTCCATAGATTTGTCTCAGCTAACTTATAATTAAATAAAATTGCTCTATCTAAATCTGAAATTGCGTCTTTGTATTTCTTCAAATGCCACCTAGTTATTCCTCGTTGCAGATAAGCCTCCATATTTCTGCTGTTGTGTTTCAGAGAGGTTGTGTAATCAGTTTCAGCTTGTACATAATTTTTTTGCACTAATGCTTGATTTCCACTTTTGAGGTAGTGTGTGTCGTATTGGGCAAAACTTGTGCTTTGAGTAAAAATTAATAACAGAAGAGTTATTAAAATAGAAGTTAAAGGAAAATTGGGCATAAGAGTAAAATTTATTTTGAGCTGGGTAGTTATTAATATCAGAACTTTATCTATACTATTTACTTATTTAACGAATAAAAATTGGTATTCGTCTATAAAAAAGGCTTTCTTATTTATTCTTATCTTACGCAAATAATATGCAAAAAGGTTTGAAAAAGTAAAATGAACTTGAAAAACCAAAAAGTGTACAAGATTCGTAAATCTGTATAATAAGCGAAGTGCAATTTTCATCTACTTTTGTTTTATTAATTTTAAACAATAAAATAGACGAAAATGGAATCAAATCAGTTTGGGAAAAAAGGATGGACACCTGATAGAATAGGAAATTTAGAGGGCAAAATATACGTCATCACAGGTACTACAAGTGGTACAGGGTTTGAAGCAGCAAAAATATTGCTTTCAAAAGGAGGAAAAGTTGTGATGCTAAACAGAAATCCAAAAAAGTCAGCAGAAACTATAACAGCCCTAAAAAAAGACCTTGGTAATGATATAGATGTTATAGCTATACAAATGGATTTGGCAGAGCAAAGCTCAGTAAAAAAAGCAGCCAATGAAGTTCTTAAAATAGCTCCTCAAATAGATGTACTTATTTGTAATGCTGCTATTGCTCAAGTACCTAAACAACAACTAACTGTGGACGGTTGGGAAAGTCAATTAGGTGTAAACCATTTTGGACATTTTACTTTACAAGCCTTACTATTTTCACGTATTGAAAAATCTAAAGGACGTATCGTAACGGTAGGCAGTATGGGATATGATATGGGAATCAAAACCATTAAATTTGATGATTTGAATTGGGATAAAGATTATACACCTAATAATGCTTATAGCCAAAGCAAACTAGCACAAATTATGTCTATTTATGAGTTGCAGGAGAGACTGAAAAAAGCACATAAGACGGAGGTTAAGGCATATGCTTGTCATCCTGGTTCTTCCAGAACTTCTCTTATTAGCACCAGTGGAAGTCTGATGATGAGAATTATTTTTGGTCTGATGAAACTATCACCACTCACACAGTCGGCAGAAAAAGGTGCTTATCCACAGTTGATGTGTGCTACCGAAGAAGACTTAGAGCAAAAAGGTTTTTATGGTCCAACAGGAAGAAATAACTGGGTAGGTGCAGTCGGAGCGCATAAGTTAGAACCCCATGCAAAAAATAAAGCTGTGGCTAAGAGGCTATGGGAAATTTCAGAAAAAGAAACAGGAGTAAAATGGAATATATAAATCAATAACATGCAACACTTCAAAACGTTATCATCGTATTTAGATTATTTGGGGCTACCTTGTCTAGAGCATCCTATGTTGAGTGTATTCAACTCAAAAGGAGATACTTATTTGCCTTGTCCAAGAGAGAGTTCGCCACCCATTACAAACGACTGCTATTCTATTAGTTTGAAAAAACATGTAGCTGGAAACTTAAATTATGGAAGAACAAAGTATGATTTTACTAATGGTGCTTTGATTTTTATTTCACCAAGGCAAGTATTACAGTGGGATAACAGCGTAGTTTTTGAGCAAAAAGGGGCTTCAATAAATTTTCATGAAGATTTTTTGAAAGGAACAGAACTAGCACAGCAGATAAAAAGGTATGGTTTCTTTTCTTATTCAACCAATGAAGCATTGCATCTTTCTCCAAAAGAGGAAAAGCAAATAGAATTGATTGTTGAAAATATTGAAATCGAATATCAAAATAATCAAGATGCTTTCAGTAAATCAATTATTATTTCTCAACTAGATACATTATTGAAATATGCGAACCGTTTTTATGAAAGGCAATTTATAAATAGGAAAGAATTATCAAATGATTTATTAGAGAAATTTAATCTTTATTTATCTAAATATTTTGAATCAAGAGAGCTACAAGAAAAAGGAATACCAAGTATAGAACAGATAGCAAATAAAATGTCAGTTTCGCAGCGATATTTGAGCGATACACTTAAAAAAGAAACAGGCAAGACCACCACAGAACATCTGCATTTGTATTTAATAAATGAAGCAAAAGATATTCTATTACAACCCGATAAGAGTATTTCAGAGGTAGCTTACGAGTTAGGTTTTGAATACCCACCTTACTTTTCAAGGTTTTTTAAAAAGAAAGAAGGCATAAGTCCAACAGAATACAGAGAAAAACACAAACTAAACTAAATATAAACTATGGAAATATTAAAATTAGCTACCGAATGGGCAAAATCTGAAATCTTCTCAACACGATTTTTTATCTTTTTTGCAATATTATTTTTAATCGCAAGTATTGGATTTTGGCAACTAGGAAAAACAGACATTGCTAGAGCCTATATTATTCCAACTTTTGTAGCAGGAATACTATTACTCATAATTGGTAGTGGTTTACTTTACACAAATATTCAAAGAGTCAGTCAGTTTGAAAAAGATTATACTACCAATGCTACTGCGTTTGTAGAATCAGAAATGGTACGCACTGAAAAGACGTTAAAGGAATATCAAACAATCGTTTTTAAAGCTATTCCAATTATAATTATCTTAGCTACTTTACTAATCATTTTTGTAAATACTCCAACTTGGAGAGCAGTCAGTATTACAACGATTGCTATGCTGATAGTCATTTTATTAATAGATGGAACAGCTCATGCAAGAATTGAAAACTACAGACAGCAATTAGAACTATTTAGCAAATAAGAAGACAGAAGGAGTTTAAAATTTATTGTGGTAATATTTGTTGTGAATCGTAATTGTTCATGTACTAACTTTTGAGTAATTTTAGGCTGAATCAATTACATCACAACATAAACACAATTAAATATGGTTACAGAGACACAAAATGTATCAGCAGGACAGCAGAAATTTATAGATTTAGAAGATAATTACGGAGCGCACAATTACCATCCACTTCCAGTAGTTTTGGAAAAAGGTGTAGGCGTTTATGTTTGGGATACTGATGGAAAAAAGTATTATGATTTTCTTTCAGCTTATAGTGCTGTAAATCAAGGACATTGTCATCCACATATTATAAAAGCTCTAACAGAACAGGCTCAAAAACTTACCCTTACTTCTCGTGCATTTTATAATAATGTGTTGGGAAATTACGAAAAATTTATGACTGAGTTTTTCGGTTATGATAGAGTTTTGCCAATGAATACAGGTGTAGAAGGAGGAGAAACAGCAATTAAATTGTGTCGTAAGTGGGCATACAAAGTAAAAGGAATAGAAGAGAATAAAGCCAAAATACTTTTTGCAGAAAATAACTTTTGGGGGCGTACACTTGCAGCCGTTTCTTCATCAACAGACCCAAGTGCATATAGCGATTACGGTCCTTACTTACCAGGGTTTGAAATCGTAAAGTACAATGATTTGGCAGCATTGGAAAAAGCATTGGAAGACCCAAATGTAGCTGGTTTCATGGTAGAACCAATACAAGGAGAAGCTGGTGTTGTTGTCCCAGATGAAGGATATTTGAAAAAGGCATATGAGCTTTGTAAGTCTAAGAATGTACTTTTTATTGCTGACGAAGTTCAGACAGGAATTGCACGTACTGGAAAATTAGTGTGTTGCGACCACGAAGGTTTTCAGCCAGACATTCTCATTTTAGGTAAAGCTCTTTCTGGTGGTGTTTTTCCTGTTTCGGCAGTTCTTTCTAGCCACGAAATTATGCTTACCATCAAACCGGGAGAACATGGTTCTACGTTTGGTGGAAATCCTTTGGCGTGTGAAGTTGCAATGGCAGCACTAGAAGTAGTAAAAAATGAAAATCTATCTGAAAGAGCAGAGGAGTTGGGTAAAGTTTTTCGTCAGAAAATGTCAGAACTTGCTGATAAATCAGAATTGGTAAATCTTGTTCGTGGAAAAGGACTTTTGAATGCTGTTGTAATAAATGACTCTCCAGATAGTTCAACGGCTTGGGATATTTGTGTTGCCTTGAAAGAAAATGGACTTCTTGCCAAACCGACACACGGAAATATCATTCGTTTTGCGCCACCACTCGTAATGACTGAAGAACAGTTATTAGAATGTTGTCAGATTATTGAAGATACAATTCTGAATTTTAAGAAGTAAGTCTTTGAAGTTTAAAGTCTGAATAAAAAACGAATTTCAATCTGATTGAAATTCGTTTTTTTTATGGATTTTTAAACTGTAATTCCAATCACACAAATATCATCAATTTGTTTTTGACCTCTTCCCATCCAGTCCCTCAAATTTGTCTTTAAGGCTTTTCGTTGAATTGACATTGAATCTTCTGTATAAGTTTTATATAAAAGACTACGAAAATGTTTTGACATAAACTTACGTTTATTTGTTCCCCCAAACTGGTCTTGATAACCATCTGAATATAAATAAAATACCTCTACATCGTCTAAATTGATAACGTGGTTAGTATATTTATTGGCTTCTATCTTTTTATTCCGTCCTCCTATTGACAAAGCATCTCCTTTTATCACTGTCATGTTTTCTTCTTGTGTGTCGCCACCTCGCTTTTTATGTATATAAACAAGTGGGTTTTTCGCCCCTGCAAATTCCAAAATTTTTAGATCCTCATCTATAACAGCAATAGAAATATCCATTCCATCTTTGTTGCCAGTTCTTTTTTGCTTCAAAATATCTGTAATTTCTTTTTGTAGTTCATTGAGAATTTCGCTTGGAGTTGTTATTTTATGATGTTTGACAATTTCAGTCAGAAGTGTAATACCAAGCAAAGACATAAAAGCTCCTGGAACGCCATGACCTGTACAGTCAGCCACAATGATAATTTTACGCTGCTCTACTTCAGCATACCAATAGAAGTCTCCTGAAACAATATCTTTTGGCGCAAAGTAGATAAAAGAGTCTTTAAAGATAGATTTTAGGTCATTAGCATTTCCCAACAAAGCAGATTGAATACGCTTTGCATAATTCATACTGGATAGAAAATTCTCATTCTGTTGTCTTATTTGAAGCGATTTTTGTTCGCTATTTAACCTAGATATTTCAGTTTTTGTAATGTCTTGTAATGTACCCCACTTTCCTATGAATTTTTCATTTTCATCAAAAGATGGAAATGCTTTTTCTTTTATATATACCATACCCTTATTAGGTATTTGAAGTTTATATATTTCATTAAATCTGCCATGAGAGTTGATGGCATCTTCCCATTTTTGCTTTATTCTTTCCAAATCTTGTGGATATATCCAATTTCTAAAGTCTGATAAAGAGGTAGGAATATTTTCTTTATCAACATTAAAAATAGTTTTGAAACTATCTGACCACTCTATCTTATCAGACCCAACATCCATATCATAACTCACTATTTTTGCTAATATCTGAGATTCTTCTAATCGCTCTTTATTTTTTTGTAGATTTTTGAAAAGGATTTCAACCTTTTTATTTTGCTTTATTTCTTTCGTAACATCTTGAGCTGTTCCGACAAGTAAAATAGGCTCTCCAGCATCGTTATAAGTAATTACAGAAAAAGCTCGGTAGTGTTTCCAGTCCTCCTCTTTAGGTAGGTGAGGAGGTCTTGCTCGGTAATGTGTCAGTAACTCCTTTTTTTGTTTATGGGCTGCTTTTGCAAGTTGCTCTTGATTGATTTCATAGTCATCAGAATGCACAATTTCTCTAAAAGTTTCTGATGTAACAGCTTTTCCTTTTTCTAAACGATAAATAGAGGGGAGGTTATCTGAATGATTTATAATCTGCGTTTTGAGATTCCAAAAAAAGCTACCCATTTTAGCCATTTTTTCAGCTCGGTTCAGTAAGTCTTGTTTCTGTTCAATTTCTTTTTGAGCTGAGACTAAATTATCGTTGATAGCACGAAGTTCCTCTGAATTGATTTTTAGTTCTTCTTGAGAGGTTTCAAGGGTTTCATTTTTCGACAAAAATTTACTATTGACTTCTTCTACATCAAAAAAGGCTTGTTTAACCCTATCTATAATTGGTTTCAAGCCGAACAAAGACAAACCAATTATGAATATTATAATGGTTGATATTACAACAAACTGTATTATTTTTAAGCGTGTAAATTTACCTTTTGTTTCTTCTTGGTAAATAGTTATGATAGACTTCGTTACAGAAGAAAACAGGTATTGATTATTTTCTAAGTCTGCTAATATTTGATTGGCTTGACTTTGGAGAGCTAAAGAGTCAGCATTCTGAATAGAGAAAGCTGTATCCAAAAGTAGATTACTTTTTTTGATTATGTTTTGCTGACTTTTTTGTAAGGATTGTAATAAGTTTTGAATTACACGAGGGTTGTAGTAATTTTCTTCTAGTTTAGAAATACTTTTAATGAGGTGTTTATTATCTTCTTTTAAGTTATTTAGGTCTAAGTAGAGGGAGTCAGAATATTTTTCTTTCTGATAAGGAACTGCAAAAGGAATCTTATTGGTATGATAGAGAATTTTTTGGCTAAGAGAGCGCTGCTTTCCTGCTAACTCTATCAAATAGACATCATCTTGTTCCTTGTTTGAAAAATCTTGTAATACTAAAAAACCTATTACCAACATTATTGAAATCAGAATTGGAAAAATAGTATTCGCAATTCTCATTCGTTTTATAACTTTCTTATTTTCTTGATTATAGTTTTCTAGATTGCTATGTCTTAATAAATCACTTTCTTTTAGTCTATTTATGTAAAATCCTATAGTGCCAAAAGCAGCAGCTAAAACAAATGGGGCAGAATCTATAACAAAGTGTATAGGATTTTGGGTATGCAGTTGAGCTACCATATCCCAACTCAAATCCATTTGATTGAAAAATAGCCCATCAAGAATCCAAGAAAATAAAGGAAAAAGGAGACCAAACAAAAAACCTCCTAGTATATAACGTTGTGTATTTGAACTCAATTCATATAAGTTTTTGAAACAGATTATACTAAGGAAAAGGA harbors:
- a CDS encoding PAS domain-containing protein; this encodes MSSNTQRYILGGFLFGLLFPLFSWILDGLFFNQMDLSWDMVAQLHTQNPIHFVIDSAPFVLAAAFGTIGFYINRLKESDLLRHSNLENYNQENKKVIKRMRIANTIFPILISIMLVIGFLVLQDFSNKEQDDVYLIELAGKQRSLSQKILYHTNKIPFAVPYQKEKYSDSLYLDLNNLKEDNKHLIKSISKLEENYYNPRVIQNLLQSLQKSQQNIIKKSNLLLDTAFSIQNADSLALQSQANQILADLENNQYLFSSVTKSIITIYQEETKGKFTRLKIIQFVVISTIIIFIIGLSLFGLKPIIDRVKQAFFDVEEVNSKFLSKNETLETSQEELKINSEELRAINDNLVSAQKEIEQKQDLLNRAEKMAKMGSFFWNLKTQIINHSDNLPSIYRLEKGKAVTSETFREIVHSDDYEINQEQLAKAAHKQKKELLTHYRARPPHLPKEEDWKHYRAFSVITYNDAGEPILLVGTAQDVTKEIKQNKKVEILFKNLQKNKERLEESQILAKIVSYDMDVGSDKIEWSDSFKTIFNVDKENIPTSLSDFRNWIYPQDLERIKQKWEDAINSHGRFNEIYKLQIPNKGMVYIKEKAFPSFDENEKFIGKWGTLQDITKTEISRLNSEQKSLQIRQQNENFLSSMNYAKRIQSALLGNANDLKSIFKDSFIYFAPKDIVSGDFYWYAEVEQRKIIIVADCTGHGVPGAFMSLLGITLLTEIVKHHKITTPSEILNELQKEITDILKQKRTGNKDGMDISIAVIDEDLKILEFAGAKNPLVYIHKKRGGDTQEENMTVIKGDALSIGGRNKKIEANKYTNHVINLDDVEVFYLYSDGYQDQFGGTNKRKFMSKHFRSLLYKTYTEDSMSIQRKALKTNLRDWMGRGQKQIDDICVIGITV
- a CDS encoding helix-turn-helix domain-containing protein, coding for MQHFKTLSSYLDYLGLPCLEHPMLSVFNSKGDTYLPCPRESSPPITNDCYSISLKKHVAGNLNYGRTKYDFTNGALIFISPRQVLQWDNSVVFEQKGASINFHEDFLKGTELAQQIKRYGFFSYSTNEALHLSPKEEKQIELIVENIEIEYQNNQDAFSKSIIISQLDTLLKYANRFYERQFINRKELSNDLLEKFNLYLSKYFESRELQEKGIPSIEQIANKMSVSQRYLSDTLKKETGKTTTEHLHLYLINEAKDILLQPDKSISEVAYELGFEYPPYFSRFFKKKEGISPTEYREKHKLN
- a CDS encoding SDR family oxidoreductase, producing MESNQFGKKGWTPDRIGNLEGKIYVITGTTSGTGFEAAKILLSKGGKVVMLNRNPKKSAETITALKKDLGNDIDVIAIQMDLAEQSSVKKAANEVLKIAPQIDVLICNAAIAQVPKQQLTVDGWESQLGVNHFGHFTLQALLFSRIEKSKGRIVTVGSMGYDMGIKTIKFDDLNWDKDYTPNNAYSQSKLAQIMSIYELQERLKKAHKTEVKAYACHPGSSRTSLISTSGSLMMRIIFGLMKLSPLTQSAEKGAYPQLMCATEEDLEQKGFYGPTGRNNWVGAVGAHKLEPHAKNKAVAKRLWEISEKETGVKWNI
- a CDS encoding caspase family protein, translated to MPNFPLTSILITLLLLIFTQSTSFAQYDTHYLKSGNQALVQKNYVQAETDYTTSLKHNSRNMEAYLQRGITRWHLKKYKDAISDLDRAILFNYKLAETNLWKGKSYYSMDSYKEAITYFDKALKLNKEKDSQLNAEIYEYKGFAYQKLNNSDKTEKNFRLALGEGSSNSAEINYKLATINFLNKKYEASLKNLQKARQQGHPNRAEIAKKIVKLDQLIAEEKKANEQKEVKFHFQNPSSANSLTATVSQSFFDLEVCLESELMVNEVKVFVNNKEQDPIRGLTVTPSTTCAITVKRKIPLQNGTNEIRLEATTAQGTFFSNKATVTFSTPNRTENVLASMPRVWAVVVGVASYTAMPTLRYSDDDAYQMYAFLKSPEGGALSDNQITLLVDENATKSQIINSLNQKFQAASENDLVIFYYAGHGLEGSFIPYDYNGTESTKLLHKDVQDIFTSCKAKNKLFIADACHSGSSSENLRGNVKATMDKYYQALAKTSGGTALMMSSKAEETSLENKTIRQGVFSYYLIRGLKGEADFNADKIVSVRELFDYVQTQTRQYTNYRQNPELYGLFDPNMPIGAVRK
- the rocD gene encoding ornithine--oxo-acid transaminase: MVTETQNVSAGQQKFIDLEDNYGAHNYHPLPVVLEKGVGVYVWDTDGKKYYDFLSAYSAVNQGHCHPHIIKALTEQAQKLTLTSRAFYNNVLGNYEKFMTEFFGYDRVLPMNTGVEGGETAIKLCRKWAYKVKGIEENKAKILFAENNFWGRTLAAVSSSTDPSAYSDYGPYLPGFEIVKYNDLAALEKALEDPNVAGFMVEPIQGEAGVVVPDEGYLKKAYELCKSKNVLFIADEVQTGIARTGKLVCCDHEGFQPDILILGKALSGGVFPVSAVLSSHEIMLTIKPGEHGSTFGGNPLACEVAMAALEVVKNENLSERAEELGKVFRQKMSELADKSELVNLVRGKGLLNAVVINDSPDSSTAWDICVALKENGLLAKPTHGNIIRFAPPLVMTEEQLLECCQIIEDTILNFKK